In Crinalium epipsammum PCC 9333, the following are encoded in one genomic region:
- a CDS encoding YybH family protein, translated as MEDLRNYIKKIQENLMRVVQEKNADLLSDLVTTYYSENSLIMPANHAWVQGLEAIKSFWADLLNPDFKELRCETLDLQLQDDTAYEIGKATSIFLEEGQLITDIATYLIVWKRHDGVWKVNVDIWNDSIPPSGQ; from the coding sequence ATGGAAGATTTGCGTAATTACATTAAAAAAATTCAAGAAAATTTGATGAGAGTAGTCCAAGAAAAAAATGCAGATTTATTAAGCGATTTGGTTACCACATATTACAGTGAAAATTCCTTGATTATGCCAGCAAATCATGCGTGGGTACAAGGTCTGGAGGCAATAAAATCTTTTTGGGCTGATTTATTAAATCCTGATTTTAAAGAATTGCGGTGCGAGACTTTAGACCTACAATTACAGGATGATACAGCTTATGAGATTGGTAAAGCTACAAGTATTTTTTTGGAAGAAGGTCAACTTATCACTGACATAGCTACCTATTTGATTGTATGGAAACGACATGATGGCGTATGGAAAGTTAATGTTGACATCTGGAACGACAGTATCCCGCCGTCAGGGCAGTAA